The following coding sequences lie in one Acidobacteriota bacterium genomic window:
- the msrP gene encoding protein-methionine-sulfoxide reductase catalytic subunit MsrP, which yields MLIRRATQIPAREITDERLYLDRRAFIKSSVGVAAGGLAGALMVGDAHAQTALTGVTKSPLSTTGEKLNSFEDITSYNNFYEFGTDKGDPKAHSGRFKPLPWTVKIDGEVGKPGAYTIEDLLTRFPLEERVYRLRCVEAWSMVIPWVGFPLASLLKLVEPTSKAGFVEFTTIDRASEMPGLRYPVLEWPYKEGLRLDEAQHPLTLLAVGLYGKTLLNQNGAPLRLVVPWKYGFKSIKSIVRLRLTAGRPQTSWNRSAPQEYGFYSNVNPEVDHPRWSQARERRIGEFFRRETLMFNGYADQVAKLYAGMNLKREF from the coding sequence ATGCTGATTCGCAGGGCGACGCAGATTCCGGCGCGGGAGATCACCGACGAGCGGCTGTACCTCGATCGACGGGCGTTCATCAAGTCGTCCGTCGGTGTCGCGGCTGGCGGGCTGGCCGGCGCGTTGATGGTGGGCGACGCGCACGCACAGACAGCGCTCACCGGCGTCACGAAGAGTCCGCTGAGCACGACGGGCGAGAAGCTCAACTCGTTCGAGGACATCACCAGCTACAACAACTTCTACGAGTTCGGTACCGACAAGGGTGACCCGAAGGCCCACAGCGGCAGGTTCAAGCCGCTGCCGTGGACGGTGAAGATCGACGGCGAGGTCGGCAAGCCAGGCGCGTACACCATCGAGGATCTGCTGACGCGTTTCCCCCTCGAGGAACGCGTCTACCGCCTGCGGTGCGTGGAAGCGTGGTCGATGGTCATCCCGTGGGTCGGGTTCCCGCTCGCGAGCCTGTTGAAGCTGGTCGAACCCACGTCGAAAGCGGGCTTTGTCGAGTTCACCACCATCGACCGCGCGTCGGAGATGCCCGGCCTCCGCTATCCCGTGCTCGAGTGGCCGTACAAGGAGGGCCTGCGCCTCGACGAGGCGCAGCATCCGCTGACGCTGCTCGCCGTCGGCCTGTACGGCAAGACGCTCCTGAACCAGAACGGTGCGCCGCTCCGTCTCGTGGTGCCGTGGAAGTACGGCTTCAAGAGCATCAAGTCGATCGTGCGCCTCAGGCTCACGGCGGGGCGCCCGCAGACGTCATGGAATCGCTCGGCGCCGCAGGAGTACGGGTTCTATTCGAACGTGAACCCGGAGGTCGATCATCCGCGCTGGAGCCAGGCCAGGGAACGCCGCATCGGCGAGTTCTTCCGTCGCGAGACGCTGATGTTCAACGGCTATGCCGACCAGGTCGCGAAGCTCTACGCCGGCATGAACCTGAAGCGGGAGTTCTGA
- a CDS encoding sulfoxide reductase heme-binding subunit YedZ — MLTARRLKPLIWIVCLAPLAWLVYRMVFGGLSPNPIDDITDQTGQWALRWLLVSLAVTPIRRLTGWNGVVQWRRLLGLFAFFYVCLHLATYVVLDQFFDVNAIAADIAKRRYITVGVAGFLLLLPLAITSTQGWIGRLGRRWQTLHRLVYVAAVCGVIHLLWIVKGNDLREPATYAAILAALLVIRVLPRRPYFGKLAISLVAMISPILS; from the coding sequence ATGCTGACTGCACGTCGTCTGAAGCCGCTGATCTGGATCGTCTGCCTCGCGCCGTTGGCGTGGCTGGTGTATCGGATGGTGTTCGGCGGGTTGAGCCCGAATCCGATCGACGACATCACCGACCAGACGGGGCAGTGGGCGTTGCGCTGGTTGCTCGTGAGTCTGGCGGTGACGCCCATCCGGCGGCTGACCGGATGGAACGGGGTCGTGCAGTGGCGCCGACTGCTGGGGCTGTTCGCGTTCTTCTACGTCTGCCTGCACCTGGCGACCTACGTGGTGCTCGACCAGTTCTTCGACGTCAACGCCATCGCCGCCGACATCGCGAAGCGCCGCTACATCACGGTTGGCGTCGCCGGCTTCCTGCTTCTGCTGCCGCTGGCCATCACCTCGACGCAGGGCTGGATTGGCCGGCTCGGACGTCGCTGGCAGACCCTCCACAGACTCGTCTACGTCGCGGCCGTCTGCGGCGTGATCCACCTGCTCTGGATCGTCAAGGGCAACGACCTGCGCGAACCCGCGACTTACGCCGCGATCCTCGCCGCGCTGCTGGTCATCCGCGTGTTGCCGCGACGCCCCTACTTCGGGAAGTTGGCGATCAGCTTGGTCGCGATGATCTCGCCCATCCTGTCGTAA
- a CDS encoding IPT/TIG domain-containing protein has product MPMRVLLLVMLLCCSTDAFAQSASTWFLAEGASNAIFDEDILVGNPSGAALTVSVQLLPGSDAIFTGPNPVTFTLPATGRLTVNLKQSFPGLNGAASARVSAVIKGTDTPADIIVERSLFFPQDAVPYGGGSSASGTTAPATRWVLAEGSGGIFQTFILLANPGTTPVTADVTYLRSNGSTITVNRAIPPGGRETLWPTSEEPLASEGFSTVVEATGPIVAERAMYFDSLKSGHDELGIAEPKSTWYFAEGFTGGNPSIAFETFILIGNDADTPAQVTATYYLDAGTPITKTYTVGKKSRFNIWTDAERDGEDGPLLLPGVSFSVKLESTIPIVAERAVYWGTPSATDPTRPVFPWKEGHAVAGIEAPQTTWAFAEGRQGGDPSGATFDSFFLLVNPNASPIQVRATFVTEDGRGVVVTVPVAANTRTNIWPVVQGGTADPDYALLNGRRFAAFLESVGDSPLPFVAERAMYWNDFTGGHANGGTPWTGAITAPANKPVAVSLTSMAPTSGRLSGGTSVTITGSGFGGTTEVYFAGQRVLPSSVTSTEITFTTPARTQAGGYGNAGPVPVAVLTNGRYMNAPNFTRYFSILAFGDSITWGVTNKIVAGQKVDLHVDRPYPLVLRNGLRAVPQYGQYVLVTNAGWPGEAIVPDGETRAARCTAGLPNCFYAEPPPNGAQPRPADYLAPHDVIVVLEGVNDLNDGRTPERVRDSLRVVTQDAKAKGLRVLLTRFDSYGINEATGEPAVDLWAAEQLGNLTYLLAEEQQVRRERFVLIDMCPDGLHPTQWGYDRMGEIIATKLIANFPK; this is encoded by the coding sequence ATGCCCATGCGTGTCCTGCTCCTGGTGATGCTGCTGTGCTGCAGCACTGATGCGTTCGCACAGAGCGCCAGTACGTGGTTCCTGGCCGAAGGCGCCAGCAACGCCATCTTCGATGAAGACATCCTCGTCGGGAATCCGTCTGGCGCGGCGCTCACCGTGAGCGTCCAGTTGCTCCCCGGCAGCGACGCCATCTTCACGGGTCCCAATCCCGTCACGTTCACGCTGCCGGCCACCGGCCGTCTCACGGTGAACCTGAAGCAGTCGTTCCCCGGCCTGAACGGTGCCGCATCGGCCCGCGTCTCCGCCGTGATCAAGGGCACCGACACGCCGGCCGACATCATCGTGGAGCGTAGCCTGTTCTTCCCACAGGATGCCGTGCCCTATGGAGGCGGATCGAGTGCGAGTGGCACCACGGCACCTGCCACGCGCTGGGTCCTCGCGGAAGGGTCTGGCGGCATCTTCCAGACCTTCATCCTCCTGGCCAACCCCGGAACGACGCCCGTCACGGCCGACGTCACATACCTGCGCAGCAACGGTTCGACCATCACCGTCAACAGGGCGATCCCCCCAGGGGGCCGCGAGACGTTGTGGCCGACGTCCGAGGAGCCACTCGCCAGCGAGGGGTTCTCCACGGTGGTGGAGGCCACGGGTCCCATCGTGGCCGAGCGCGCGATGTACTTCGACTCGCTGAAAAGCGGGCACGACGAGCTCGGCATCGCGGAACCGAAATCCACGTGGTACTTCGCCGAGGGGTTCACGGGCGGCAATCCCTCGATCGCCTTCGAGACGTTCATCCTGATCGGCAACGACGCCGACACGCCGGCGCAGGTCACGGCCACGTACTACCTCGACGCCGGCACGCCGATCACGAAGACGTACACGGTCGGCAAGAAGAGCCGCTTCAACATCTGGACCGACGCGGAACGCGATGGCGAGGATGGTCCGCTCCTGCTGCCGGGCGTGTCCTTCTCCGTGAAGCTCGAGAGCACGATCCCCATCGTCGCCGAGCGCGCCGTGTACTGGGGTACGCCGAGCGCGACCGACCCCACGCGTCCGGTCTTCCCCTGGAAGGAGGGCCACGCTGTCGCGGGGATCGAAGCGCCACAGACGACGTGGGCGTTCGCCGAGGGACGGCAGGGCGGCGATCCGTCCGGCGCGACGTTCGACAGCTTCTTCCTGCTGGTGAACCCGAACGCGTCGCCCATCCAGGTGCGCGCCACCTTCGTCACCGAAGACGGGCGCGGCGTCGTCGTCACGGTGCCAGTGGCGGCCAACACGCGCACCAACATCTGGCCCGTCGTACAGGGCGGCACTGCAGACCCGGACTACGCGCTGTTGAACGGCCGGCGCTTCGCCGCGTTCCTCGAATCGGTGGGCGACTCGCCGCTGCCATTCGTCGCCGAGCGCGCCATGTACTGGAACGACTTCACGGGCGGCCACGCCAACGGCGGCACGCCATGGACCGGCGCCATCACGGCGCCCGCGAACAAGCCTGTCGCCGTCAGCCTCACGAGCATGGCGCCCACGTCAGGAAGGCTGTCCGGAGGCACGTCGGTGACGATCACCGGCTCCGGGTTCGGCGGCACCACCGAGGTGTACTTCGCGGGCCAGCGCGTGCTGCCCTCATCGGTCACGTCAACGGAGATCACGTTCACCACGCCGGCACGAACGCAAGCAGGTGGTTACGGAAACGCCGGGCCCGTGCCCGTGGCGGTCCTGACCAACGGCCGCTACATGAACGCGCCGAACTTCACGCGCTACTTCAGCATCCTGGCCTTCGGCGACAGCATCACGTGGGGCGTGACCAACAAGATCGTCGCCGGCCAGAAAGTCGATTTGCACGTCGACCGCCCGTACCCGCTCGTGCTGAGAAACGGGTTGCGCGCGGTACCGCAGTACGGCCAGTACGTACTCGTGACCAACGCCGGCTGGCCCGGTGAAGCGATTGTTCCTGACGGCGAGACACGGGCGGCCCGCTGCACGGCCGGGCTACCCAACTGCTTCTATGCCGAACCGCCGCCCAACGGTGCACAGCCGCGTCCAGCCGACTATCTGGCACCCCACGACGTGATCGTCGTATTGGAGGGCGTCAACGATTTGAACGACGGGCGTACACCGGAACGAGTGCGCGATTCGCTGCGCGTCGTCACGCAGGACGCCAAGGCGAAGGGCCTGCGCGTGCTTCTCACACGCTTCGATTCCTATGGCATCAACGAAGCCACCGGTGAGCCCGCCGTGGACCTGTGGGCCGCCGAGCAACTTGGAAACCTGACGTACCTGCTGGCCGAAGAACAGCAGGTCCGGCGCGAGCGCTTCGTCCTCATCGACATGTGCCCTGACGGTCTGCACCCCACGCAGTGGGGTTACGACAGGATGGGCGAGATCATCGCGACCAAGCTGATCGCCAACTTCCCGAAGTAG